From Anopheles coluzzii chromosome 3, AcolN3, whole genome shotgun sequence, the proteins below share one genomic window:
- the LOC120958814 gene encoding ankyrin-3 isoform X2 has product MALEETQNNGSAVAVAPKETVPPSLKQQQQPPQGQAQIQPSTSNEKLNNLVNGGGATTEKSRSNNKQNDTNTAFLRAARAGDLQKLIEYLETGQVTDINTCNTNGLNALHLAAKDGHYDIVNELLKRGALVDNATKKGNTALHIASLAGQKEIIQLLLQYNASVNVQSQNGFTPLYMAAQENHDECVNYLLAKGANPALATEDGFTPLAVAMQQGHDKVVAVLLESDTRGKVRLPALHIAAKKDDVKAAKLLLENEHNPDVSSKSGFTPLHIAAHYGNVNVAQLLIEKGADVNFTAKHNITPLHVACKWGKLNMVKLLIANHGRIDSITRDGLTPLHCAARSGHDQVIEVLLEHGAEIISKTKNGLAPLHMAAQGEHVSAARILLMNKSPVDDITIDYLTALHVAAHCGHVKVAKLLLDRNADPNARALNGFTPLHIACKKNRIKVVELLLNHGATIGATTESGLTPLHVASFMGCMNIVIYLLQHDASPDIPTVRGETPLHLAARAKQTDIIRILLRNGAYVNAQAREDQTPLHVASRIGNMEIVMLLLQHGAKIDAVTKDNYTPLHIAAKEGQDEVAALLLDSEANVEAVTKKGFTPLHLAAKYGNLKCAELLLERGAQVDVQGKNGVTPLHVASHYDHQKVALLLLEKGASPYSPAKNGHTPLHIASKKNQLNIATTLLDYKADANAESKTGFTPLHLSAQEGHGDMARVLLDNGADPNHAAKNGLTPLHLCAQEDHVGIAETLLEHKARIDPVTKTGFTPLHVAAHFGQAGMVKYLIENDANIEMKTNIGHTPLHQAAQQGHTLIINILLKNKANPEAVTNGGQTALSIADKLGYITVVETLKVVTETSVTQTVDEKFKIVGPETIHETFLSDSEDEGGTPPPPTAMKALMQAQQLYGGSGAIKYYQSQMRYTREDPIMSDQQQYNYMTSDENKQFDDTNLTNMSIDPLKDDKYLEKIISRAENYTVSAMDRSHTPNPLDITVTDNVNITRKPIHVGSHSNDALSLTIDRLANIYCGDQIKFVPMCRERFMVSFLVDARGGAMRGCRHSGVRVIVPPRSAAQPTRITCRYVKPQRITNGPPLMEGEALVSRILELAPVGAKFLGPVILEVPHFASLRDKEREIIILRSDNGETWREHTLYDSEEAIHEVLNETFKGDTLNLLEDLHTNRITRIVTNDFPHYFAIVSRIRQEVHAIGPEGGTVSATAVPQVQAIFPQNALTKKIRVGLQAQPIDMNTTANLLGRSVAVSPVVTVEPRRRKFHKAITLSMPAPKAYNSGMINQYSGNAPTLRLLCSITGGQNKAVWEDVTGSTPLTFVNDCVSFTTTVSARFWLMDCRNIGEATKMATELYSQMAHVPFMVKFVVFAKRVDQSEAKLSVFCMTDDKEDKTLEHQEHFTEIAKSRDIEVCEGRTVYLEFAGNIVPVMKSGEQLSLQFNAFKENRLTFTVKIKNNLDDLLGRISFMNEPKVAKGEPIQTPLCTLNFTLPSEKFGLGGDDLETTSEFDQSSTEVLNSEQQAVVAAANRGKTLNFTFQNGDGGSEIHKADIKITDICNLLGSDWPLLADELAITPSDVELIRAEYPNDEPQQAIVMLRLWLRQAGRDATGNVLEQALIKINRPDIVNKSITNLEPVTDEYERRVAQRQIGSMNGLDEIDPARVNGMPVASSSMHESEHEPTEEKQEHEAVEKDKQLPTDNNSPTGSVSPDTTEAFQQIRRESEILGIAAIKKEDLSTPPPSPADFSTQVSQNSSKASADEGRNDVAEDVQEIIQQAIKDHDTHDEDEEEDAPVAVGAVGSDSAISDREEDSEGFELDLETDKSGKVKTIKKHSKVNIKINKTVAQRPTVGDIEWEAPGSECPRQPQIEISSVNLEDVSNDRRYSLDHIDPIAEGLTTGVNARAYEKSLSTPGETEQKKSEQIVIISSDNNISEVPADYSGDIDEFIFVQTSPENFAKMEKEQAAGGVVTDEDDNSNLVIITEEHYDYELTSDDDRRSSSVLEDPSPPEEKDLEGYTVAPSSDSRPEAQKRFIVGGSSSSESDEEAHQRQHHHQSGSTSLGRRTMRTKTVPTGLTITEDETVVLKGDLTNQTSTTSPAITVCQPTPPPVQPPSSSTSNNFSIRTGPGSSSGSDVALHETAGELSDDDETGKVSSNAAVANSGQTGTVEQKAETCLAEESHPSFSVTTSGVAVIVTQVSNDLIEDEEPPLVAEEDNDDVLIDFGGGDKPNDSGVDNTVDNRATGTGGGSVLVQAGSDLAEDSTEIKNYLVQNNDQMTGMEPTEPPMESATPLNDGSTRTETNTIVDESDDGTVRTTIITTTTTLSTTGDDIPEDLEEQLLKQLRDQQLLQETQQLQQNQPQSNAQEGNQVVTITTTTAEEDPDTGVETTSTSTTRTTTTTKTITLTPDGDFPEDELLQKITTTTTHTSQQNIPEMVKETTVTVTEMVDGRTLDGAAKALNNIVDDFMNHERKN; this is encoded by the exons aacgacacaaacacagcgTTCCTGAGAGCAGCGCGGGCAGGGGATCTACAGAAACTGATAGAGTACCTCGAAACCGGTCAAGTGACCGACATCAACACGTGCAATACG AACGGTCTGAACGCACTGCATCTAGCGGCAAAAGATGGACACTATGACATCGTGAACGAGCTGTTGAAACGCGGTGCGCTCGTCGATAATGCCACCAAGAAGGGTAACACAGCGCTTCACATCGCTTCATTGGCTGGCCAAAAGGAAATCATTCAACTGCTTCTGCAGTACAACGCATCGGTTAATGTGCAGTCTCAGAACGGATTTACGCCGCTCTACATGGCTGCGCAGGAAAACCACGACGAGTGTGTGAATTATCTGCTAGCAAAGGGTGCTAATCCAGCGCTAGCTACTGAG GATGGCTTTACACCGTTGGCGGTAGCCATGCAGCAAGGTCACGATAAAGTAGTTGCAGTGCTCCTTGAAAGCGACACTCGTGGAAAGGTTCGATTACCAGCTCTTCACATAGCAGCTAAAAAGGATGACGTAAAAGCGGCGAAGCTGTTGCTAGAG AATGAACACAATCCAGACGTATCATCCAAAAGCGGCTTCACTCCACTACACATCGCTGCTCACTACGGCAATGTAAACGTCGCTCAACTATTGATTGAGAAAGGTGCAGACGTGAACTTTActgcaaaacacaacatcacaCCACTACACGTTGCGTGCAAGTGGGGAAAGCTGAACATGGTAAAGCTGCTGATCGCTAACCATGGTCGCATCGACAGTATCACCCGGGACGGTCTTACGCCTCTTCACTGTGCCGCCCGGTCAGGCCACGATCAGGTGATCGAAGTATTGTTAGAACATGGGGCCGAAATCATTTCCAAGACCAAAAACGGACTTGCCCCGCTGCATATGGCGGCCCAGGGCGAACACGTCAGCGCGGCTCGCATTTTACTAATGAACAAATCACCCGTTGATGATATTACGATCGACTATCTCACTGCGCTCCACGTCGCCGCCCACTGTGGTCACGTGAAGGTAGCAAAGCTGCTGCTCGACCGAAATGCCGATCCGAATGCACGGGCACTGAACGGTTTTACACCGTTGCATATTGCCTGCAAAAAGAATCGTATTAAGGTGGTGGAGCTTCTCCTAAACCATGGTGCAACAATTGGAGCAACAACGGAGAGCGGCCTAACGCCGCTGCACGTGGCCAGCTTTATGGGATGCATGAATATCGTGATCTACCTGCTGCAGCACGATGCAAGTCCGGACATACCGACTGTTCGCGGTGAAACTCCACTTCATCTGGCAGCACGTGCTAAGCAGACGGACATTATACGCATATTACTTCGAAATGGAGCGTACGTAAATGCACAAGCTCGTGAAGATCAGACACCGCTTCATGTCGCTTCAAG AATTGGTAACATGGAAATTGTGATGCTGCTTTTGCAACACGGCGCAAAGATTGATGCTGTTACGAAGGACAACTACACACCGCTACACATCGCAGCAAAGGAGGGCCAGGATGAAGTGGCAGCATTGTTACTGGACAGTGAAGCCAACGTAGAAGCGGTTACGAAAAAAGGCTTTACACCGTTGCATTTGGCGGCAAAGTACGGTAATCTTAAGTGCGCCGAACTGCTACTAGAGCGCGGTGCCCAAGTGGACGTACAGGGCAAGAACGGTGTTACCCCGTTGCACGTTGCTAGTCACTACGATCATCAAAAGGTAGCGCTTTTGCTGCTCGAGAAAGGTGCTTCACCGTACTCGCCAGCTAAGAACGGCCATACCCCATTGCACATTGCGTCAAAGAAGAATCAGCTGAACATCGCAACCACGCTGCTGGACTACAAGGCAGACGCAAATGCGGAGAGTAAAACTGGTTTCACACCGCTTCACCTATCTGCCCAAGAAGGTCATGGTGATATGGCCCGTGTTCTGCTGGACAATGGGGCAGATCCAAATCATGCCGCTAAAAATGGGCTAACACCATTGCACTTGTGCGCGCAGGAAGACCATGTAGGCATTGCCGAAACGCTGCTGGAACACAAGGCTCGCATCGATCCGGTTACAAAGACTGGCTTTACACCGCTGCACGTAGCGGCTCATTTTGGCCAGGCGGGAATGGTGAAGTACCTGATCGAAAACGATGCTAACATCGAAATGAAGACCAATATTGGCCATACACCGTTGCATCAGGCTGCTCAGCAAGGGCACACACTCATTATTAACATTCTTCTAAAGAACAAAGCTAATCCGGAAGCAGTTACTAATGGCGGCCAGACAGCGCTTTCGATTGCGGACAAACTGGGCTACATCACAGTGGTGGAAACGTTAAAGGTAGTCACAGAGACCAGTGTCACACAGACAGTGGATGAAAAGTTTAAGATCGTTGGACCGGAAACTATTCATGAGACGTTCCTGTCGGACTCGGAAGATGAGG GAGGCACACCACCCCCACCGACCGCTATGAAAGCCCTAATGCAAGCGCAGCAGTTGTATGGCGGTAGTGGTGCTATCAAGTACTATCAATCGCAAATGCGTTACACGC GTGAAGATCCGATCATGTCCGACCAACAGCAGTACAACTACATGACGAGCGATGAAAACAAGCAGTTTGACGATACGAACCTCACCAACATGAGTATTGATCCGTTGAAAGATGACAAATACCTGGAGAAGATCATTTCCCGCGCAGAGAACTACACCGTATCGGCCATGGATCGGTCGCATACGCCCAATCCACTTGACATTACCGTGACTGATAATGTCAACATCACTCGCAAACCGATCCACGTTGG GTCACATAGCAACGATGCACTGTCGTTGACAATCGATCGATTGGCCAACATTTATTGTGGTGATCAGATAAAGTTTGTCCCGATGTGTAGGGAAAG ATTTATGGTATCGTTTTTGGTTGATGCACGTGGCGGCGCAATGCGTGGCTGTCGCCACagtggtgtgcgtgtgatcGTACCACCTCGATCAGCCGCACAACCTACAAGAATTACCTGTCGCTACGTGAAGCCTCAACGTATTACCAACGGTCCTCCATTGATGGAAGGAGAGGCCCTGGTAAGCCGTATTCTCGAGTTGGCTCCAGTAGGTGCCAAGTTCCTTGG GCCCGTTATTCTTGAGGTTCCACATTTTGCTTCACTGCGCGATAAGGAACGTGAAATCATTATTCTTCGATCTGACAATGGAGAAACTTGGCGTGAACATACCCTATACGATAGTGAAGAAGCTATCCATGAAGTGTTGAACGAGACGTTCAAGGGTGATACGTTAAACTTGCTTGAAGATTTGCATACAAATAGGATTACGCGCATCGTCACCAATGATTTTCCGCACTACTTTGCGATCGTTTCGCGCATCCGTCAGGAGGTTCATGCTATCGGACCGGAGGGTGGCACTGTGTCTGCAACGGCCGTCCCACAAGTACAGGCGATTTTCCCGCAGAACGCGTTGACCAAAAAAATTCGCGTCGGACTGCAGGCTCAGCCGATTGACATGAACACGACGGCCAACTTGCTCGGCCGTAGCGTAGCCGTCTCGCCGGTTGTCACAGTGGAACCACGACGCCGTAAGTTCCACAAGGCAATTACGCTCAGTATGCCGGCACCGAAGGCTTACAACTCAGGCATGATCAACCAGTACTCGGGCAATGCGCCTACGCTGCGTCTGCTCTGCTCGATCACGGGAGGCCAGAACAAAGCCGTCTGGGAAGACGTCACTGGTTCTACGCCCCTAACGTTCGTCAACGATTGTGTTTCGTTCACTACGACAGTGTCAGCCCGTTTCTGGCTGATGGACTGCCGCAACATTGGCGAGGCAACGAAGATGGCCACTGAGCTGTACTCCCAAATGGCGCACGTACCGTTCATGGTGAAGTTTGTCGTGTTTGCCAAACGTGTCGATCAAAGCGAGGCAAAACTAAGCGTATTCTGTATGACAGACGACAAAGAAGACAAAACACTGGAGCACCAGGAGCACTTTACCGAGATTGCAAAGTCTCGGGATATCGAAGTATGCGAAGGGCGCACTGTCTATCTGGAGTTTGCCGGTAATATTGTGCCAGTGATGAAATCGGGAGAACAGCTTTCCCTGCAGTTCAACGCGTTCAAAGAAAACCGGCTCACCTTCACGGTCAAGATCAAGAACAACCTGGACGATTTACTTGGACGTATTTCTTTCATGAACGAACCGAAAGTGGCCAAGGGTGAGCCGATTCAGACCCCGCTGTGCACTCTCAACTTTACCCTTCCCTCCGAGAAGTTTGGTCTTGGTGGGGACGACCTGGAGACAACTTCCGAATTCGATCAGAGCTCCACCGAGGTGCTGAACAGCGAACAACAAGCCGTCGTCGCAGCCGCCAATCGCGGTAAAACGCTCAACTTCACCTTCCAAAATGGTGACGGTGGGAGCGAAATACACAAGGCAGACATAAAAATCACCGATATTTGCAACCTGCTCGGATCGGATTGGCCTCTGCTAGCTGATGAGCTTGCAATTACACCGTCCGACGTCGAATTGATACGGGCGGAGTACCCGAACGACGAGCCACAGCAAGCAATAGTAATGCTGCGGCTATGGTTACGTCAAGCCGGCAGGGATGCAACTGGAAATGTGCTTGAGCAGGCCCTCATTAAAATCAACCGGCCTGACATTGTGAACAAATCGATTACGAATTTGGAGCCTGTAACGGACGAATACGAGCGACGAGTTGCACAGCGGCAAATCGGTTCGATGAATGGGCTTGACGAAATTGACCCGGCAAGAGTTAACGGAATGCCAGTCGCTAGCAGCTCGATGCACG AATCAGAACATGAACCGACCGAAGAAAAGCAAGAACACGAAGCAGTAGAAAAGGACAAACAATTACCGACGGACAACAATTCGCCGACGGGTTCGGTGTCCCCAGATACTACCGAAGCGTTCCAGCAGATTCGTCGTGAGAGCGAAATTCTCGGAATAGCAGCGATCAAAAAGGAGGACCTTTCCACGCCCCCACCCAGTCCGGCCGATTTCAGTACCCAAGTCAGCCAGAACAGCAGCAAGGCAAGCGCGGATGAGGGACGAAACGATG TAGCCGAGGATGTGCAAGAAATCATTCAGCAAGCCATCAAAGATCATGACACGCATGACGAAGACGAGGAGGAAGACGCTCCGGTGGCGGTGGGTGCGGTTGGCAGCGATTCGGCTATCAGTGATCGCGAGGAAGATTCCGAAGGATTCGAGCTGGACCTCGAGACGGACAAGAGCGGCAAAGTGAAGACGATCAAGAAACACTCAAAAGTGAAcataaaaattaacaaaactgTCGCACAACGTCCGACTGTGGGAGACATCGAATGGGAAGCGCCCGGATCGGAATGCCCGCGGCAGCCACAAATAGAGATTTCGTCAGTAAACTTGGAGGACGTTTCGAACGATCGGCGGTACAGCTTGGATCACATTGATCCGATTGCTGAAGGACTGACTACGGGCGTTAACGCGCGTGCTTACGAGAAGTCTCTCTCCACACCGGGCGAAACTGAACAGAAAAAGTCCGAACAGATCGTTATCATCTCGTCCGATAACAACATCTCGGAGGTGCCGGCCGACTACTCGGGTGACATTGACGAGTTCATTTTCGTGCAAACGTCGCCGGAAAACTTTGCCAAGATGGAGAAAGAACAAGCCGCTGGTGGCGTTGTGACGGATGAGGACGACAACAGCAATTTAGTGATCATTACAGAGGAGCACTATGACTATGAACTTACGAGCGATGACGATCGACGCTCGTCCAGTGTGCTGGAGGATCCTTCTCCGCCCGAGGAGAAAGATCTCGAAGGATACACAGTTGCGCCGTCTTCGGATTCCAGGCCAGAAGCTCAAAAGCGCTTTATTGTCGGTGGTAGCAGTAGTTCGGAAAGCGACGAAGAAGCCCACCAGCGacagcaccatcatcagtCCGGATCGACATCGCTTGGAAGGCGCACGATGCGAACTAAAACCGTTCCTACGGGTCTGACCATTACCGAGGACGAAACGGTCGTGCTGAAAGGCGATCTGACAAACCAGACCAGTACCACCAGTCCCGCGATAACCGTCTGTCAGCCGACACCGCCACCGGTGCAGCCACCCTCTAGTAGTACCAGCAACAACTTCTCCATCCGCACAGGACCGGGATCATCGAGCGGGTCAGACGTCGCCCTGCACGAAACGGCGGGCGAGCTGAGCGATGACGATGAAACAG GTAAAGTCAGCAGCAATGCCGCGGTGGCCAATAGTGGTCAAACCGGTACGGTTGAACAGAAAGCGGAGACTTGTTTAGCAGAGGAATCGCATCCTTCTTTCTCTGTTACCACCTCGGGTGTGGCGGTGATCGTAACCCAAGTATCCAACGATCTGATCGAAGACGAAGAGCCTCCGCTGGTAGCGGAGGAGGACAATGATGATGTGTTGATCGATTTTGGTGGAGGAGACAAACCGAACGATTCTGGCGTCGATAACACTGTCGATAATCGTGCCACTGGCACTGGTGGTGGCTCTGTACTTGTTCAAGCAGGATCGGACCTAGCAGAAGACAGTACAGAAATTA AAAACTATCTTGTTCAGAACAATGATCAGATGACAGGAATGGAGCCAACCGAACCGCCAATGGAGTCCGCAACTCCGCTGAACGATGGTTCCACTCGAACCGAAACAAATACTATCGTTGACGAATCGGATGATGG AACTGTTCGTACTACGATTATCACTACAACGACTACGCTGAGTACGACCGGCGACGATATACCGGAGGATTTGGAAGAACAGCTACTGAAACAGCTGCGCGATCAGCAGCTGTTGCAGGAAacccagcagctgcagcagaacCAGCCACAGTCAAACGCACAGGAAGGCAATCAGGTGGTCACAATAACTACAACTACTGCGGAGGAGGATCCGGACACGGGTGTAGAAACGACGTCCACCTCGACCACACGAACCACAACGACGACTAAAACGATCACGCTGACTCCGGACGGAGATTTCCCCGAGGATGAATTGCTGCAAAAGATCACAACGACCACGACGCACACCTCCCAGCAGAATATACCCGAAATGGTAAAGGAAACCACCGTCACCGTAACGGAAATGGTGGACGGCCGGACGCTAGACGGTGCTGCCAAAGCACTCAACAACATAGTCGACGACTTTATGAACCACGAGCGGAAAAACTAA